A stretch of Rhodoferax potami DNA encodes these proteins:
- a CDS encoding DUF3619 family protein — protein MKKTVAHRSGADIEKAVARAIASRLHEGAQDLPHDITERLKAARVQAVAKRKIVLEPVSASQAVLASAGQAGMQMGSGFKNLWMQLGSWLPLLALIAGMLVIDTLQDEFSAQEIADVDIQLLTDPLPPAAYTDPGFAQFLRTNQEK, from the coding sequence ATGAAAAAAACTGTAGCGCACCGTTCCGGTGCTGATATTGAGAAAGCCGTGGCCCGTGCAATTGCTTCGCGCCTCCATGAGGGCGCACAAGACCTGCCTCACGACATTACAGAGCGGCTCAAAGCGGCCCGTGTTCAAGCGGTGGCAAAACGCAAAATCGTTCTCGAACCAGTATCAGCCAGCCAAGCTGTATTGGCGTCTGCCGGGCAAGCCGGCATGCAGATGGGATCCGGATTCAAAAATCTTTGGATGCAGTTGGGTTCTTGGTTGCCTTTGCTCGCTTTGATCGCCGGCATGTTGGTCATCGACACCTTGCAAGACGAGTTCAGCGCCCAGGAAATCGCCGATGTGGACATTCAACTGCTGACAGATCCTTTGCCTCCGGCGGCCTACACCGACCCGGGTTTTGCACAATTTTTACGTACGAACCAAGAAAAATAA
- a CDS encoding DUF3106 domain-containing protein yields the protein MKHFSSKLNLIPVGLIAACLVATCLGISAPAHGQTASVLPSVPASTNLNWTALSAGQKIALAPLKDSWDTLADGHRRKWIALSQNFSAMSAADKETLHSRMAEWAALKPKERQQARLNFAETKKTPAADRLSNWEAYQALSQEEKDALARKGAAKPAGAAVAAKAPPPQKLTPVPVTRNSPETHRERLAAQQPVDRNTLLPLAPASKTSSAN from the coding sequence ATGAAGCACTTCTCCAGCAAACTCAACCTCATACCTGTGGGCTTGATCGCTGCATGTCTCGTAGCAACTTGCCTGGGTATCAGCGCTCCCGCCCATGGTCAGACCGCATCAGTGCTGCCGAGTGTGCCCGCTTCGACCAATTTGAACTGGACGGCCTTGAGTGCGGGACAAAAAATTGCACTAGCTCCTCTAAAGGATAGCTGGGACACCTTGGCCGACGGACACCGCAGGAAGTGGATCGCCTTGTCGCAAAATTTTTCTGCCATGTCCGCGGCAGACAAAGAGACACTGCACAGCCGGATGGCCGAATGGGCAGCACTGAAGCCGAAGGAACGGCAGCAAGCACGGTTAAATTTTGCTGAAACAAAGAAGACACCTGCAGCGGACCGACTGTCCAACTGGGAAGCCTACCAAGCACTGAGCCAAGAGGAAAAAGACGCTCTAGCGCGCAAAGGGGCTGCCAAACCAGCAGGTGCAGCGGTAGCCGCCAAAGCGCCTCCGCCCCAGAAGTTAACGCCTGTACCCGTGACCCGGAATTCACCGGAAACCCACCGGGAACGACTGGCTGCTCAGCAGCCCGTTGATCGCAACACACTCCTGCCCCTCGCCCCAGCTTCCAAAACAAGCAGCGCAAATTAG
- the ilvC gene encoding ketol-acid reductoisomerase, which produces MKVFYDKDCDLSLIKGKTVAIIGYGSQGHAHAQNLNDSGVKVVVGLRKGGASWDKVGKAGLTVMEVNDAVKAADVVMILLPDEQIGEVYTNNVAPNIKQGASLAFAHGFNVHYNQVVPRADLDVWMVAPKAPGHTVRNTYTQGGGVPHLVAVHQDKSGKARDLALSYAMANGGGKAGIIETNFKEETETDLFGEQAVLCGGAVELIKMGYETLVEAGYAPEMAYFECLHELKLIVDLIYEGGIANMNYSISNNAEFGEYVTGPEVINEESRKAMRNALKRIQNGDYAKMFIQEGRLNYPSMTARRRNTADHSIEVVGAQLRAMMPWIAKNKLVDQTRN; this is translated from the coding sequence ATGAAAGTTTTTTACGACAAGGATTGTGACCTGAGCCTGATCAAGGGCAAGACAGTTGCCATCATCGGTTACGGCAGCCAAGGCCACGCACACGCGCAAAACTTGAACGACAGCGGCGTGAAGGTCGTGGTCGGTCTGCGCAAGGGCGGAGCTTCTTGGGACAAAGTCGGCAAAGCCGGCTTGACCGTGATGGAAGTGAACGATGCAGTCAAGGCGGCTGACGTTGTCATGATCTTGTTGCCTGATGAGCAAATCGGCGAGGTGTACACCAACAACGTCGCTCCTAACATCAAGCAGGGCGCTTCTTTGGCCTTTGCCCACGGTTTCAACGTGCATTACAACCAAGTCGTGCCCCGCGCCGATCTGGACGTCTGGATGGTGGCTCCCAAGGCTCCCGGCCACACTGTGCGTAACACCTACACCCAAGGTGGTGGCGTGCCTCACTTGGTCGCTGTCCACCAGGACAAGTCCGGTAAAGCCCGTGACTTGGCTCTGAGCTACGCGATGGCCAACGGTGGCGGCAAGGCCGGCATCATTGAGACCAACTTCAAGGAAGAAACTGAAACCGACTTGTTCGGTGAGCAGGCTGTCTTGTGCGGTGGCGCTGTCGAGTTGATCAAAATGGGTTACGAGACTCTTGTGGAAGCCGGCTACGCACCTGAAATGGCGTACTTCGAGTGCTTGCACGAACTGAAGCTGATCGTGGACCTGATCTACGAAGGCGGCATTGCCAACATGAACTACTCCATCTCCAACAATGCGGAGTTCGGTGAGTACGTGACAGGCCCTGAGGTCATCAACGAAGAATCCCGCAAGGCTATGCGCAACGCTTTGAAGCGTATCCAGAACGGTGACTACGCCAAGATGTTCATCCAGGAAGGCCGCTTGAACTACCCAAGCATGACCGCACGTCGTCGTAACACTGCTGATCATTCGATCGAAGTGGTGGGTGCGCAGTTGCGCGCCATGATGCCTTGGATCGCCAAGAACAAGCTGGTTGACCAGACCCGCAACTAA
- a CDS encoding P-II family nitrogen regulator produces MKQITAVVKPFKLEEVREALAECGVTGLTVTEVKGFGRQKGHTELYRGAEYVVDFLPKMKVEVVVKTEDVDRCVDAIVKAAHTGKIGDGKIFVTSVERVVRIRTGEQDESAV; encoded by the coding sequence ATGAAACAAATTACCGCAGTCGTCAAACCTTTCAAACTAGAAGAGGTCCGTGAAGCTTTGGCTGAATGCGGCGTGACAGGTTTGACAGTGACGGAAGTCAAAGGCTTTGGTCGCCAAAAAGGTCACACCGAGCTGTACCGTGGCGCTGAGTATGTTGTCGACTTTCTGCCCAAGATGAAGGTGGAAGTGGTGGTGAAAACCGAAGATGTGGATCGCTGTGTAGACGCCATTGTGAAAGCCGCGCATACCGGCAAGATCGGCGACGGAAAGATCTTCGTCACGAGTGTAGAGCGAGTAGTGCGTATTCGTACTGGCGAACAGGACGAGTCCGCCGTCTAA
- a CDS encoding acetolactate synthase 3 catalytic subunit, protein MEISKAEIASAASASKSAAVPELRGAEVLVKALQAENVKYIWGYPGGAVLHIYDAFYKQDTIQHVLVRHEQAAVHAADGYARATGDVGVALVTSGPGLTNAVTGIATAYMDSIPMVIISGQVPTHAIGLDAFQECDTVGITRPIVKHNFLVKDAKDMADVMKKAFHIARSGRPGPVVVDIPKDVSFKKVPYHGYPESVEMRSYNPVRKGHGGQIRKALQLLLAAKRPYIYTGGGVLLSNASNELRTLVDMLGYPCTNTLMGLGAYPASDRKFLGMLGMHGTVEANNAMQNCDVLLAVGARFDDRVIGNPKHFAQNERKIIHIDIDPSSISKRVKVDIPIVGDVKDVLNEMIAMIREGSTKPDANALGGWWDTIEGWRKRDCMKYNPGNGDVIKPQFVVETLWNMTKDADTYITSDVGQHQMWAAQYYKFDEPRRWINSGGLGTMGVGIPYAMGIKLAKPQSEVFCITGEGSVQMNIQELSTCLQYNTPIKICSLNNRFLGMVRQWQEVEYEGRYSHSYMDALPNFVKLAEAYGHVGMLIERPQDVEPALREARKLKDRTVFMDFRTDPTENVFPMVQAGKGITEMLLGSEDL, encoded by the coding sequence ATGGAAATTTCTAAAGCCGAAATCGCTTCGGCAGCATCCGCATCCAAATCCGCCGCTGTTCCCGAGTTGAGGGGCGCGGAAGTCCTCGTCAAAGCGCTTCAAGCCGAAAACGTCAAGTACATCTGGGGCTACCCCGGTGGTGCAGTTCTTCACATTTACGACGCTTTCTACAAACAAGACACCATTCAGCACGTCCTGGTACGTCACGAGCAAGCAGCTGTGCATGCTGCAGACGGCTATGCCCGTGCGACCGGTGATGTCGGCGTGGCGCTGGTGACATCCGGGCCGGGTCTGACCAATGCAGTGACCGGTATTGCTACCGCTTACATGGACAGCATCCCCATGGTGATTATTTCCGGTCAGGTGCCTACGCACGCGATCGGACTGGACGCATTCCAAGAGTGCGACACCGTCGGTATTACGCGCCCCATCGTGAAGCACAACTTCTTGGTGAAAGACGCCAAGGACATGGCGGACGTGATGAAGAAGGCTTTCCACATCGCGCGCAGTGGCCGTCCCGGCCCTGTGGTGGTGGATATTCCGAAGGATGTGTCCTTCAAGAAGGTGCCCTACCATGGTTACCCCGAGAGCGTGGAAATGCGCTCCTACAACCCGGTGCGCAAGGGCCATGGCGGACAAATCCGCAAGGCCTTGCAACTGTTGTTGGCGGCTAAGCGTCCTTACATCTACACCGGTGGCGGCGTGTTGCTGAGTAACGCTTCCAACGAACTCCGCACGCTGGTGGACATGCTGGGCTACCCCTGCACCAACACTTTGATGGGCTTGGGCGCGTACCCGGCGAGCGACCGTAAGTTTCTCGGCATGCTGGGCATGCACGGTACCGTCGAGGCCAACAACGCGATGCAGAACTGCGATGTGCTGCTGGCTGTCGGTGCACGCTTTGACGACCGCGTGATTGGCAATCCCAAGCACTTTGCCCAGAACGAACGCAAGATCATCCATATCGATATCGACCCATCCAGCATCTCCAAGCGGGTGAAGGTGGATATCCCGATCGTGGGCGACGTTAAAGACGTGCTCAACGAAATGATCGCCATGATCCGCGAGGGTTCCACCAAGCCTGACGCGAACGCATTGGGCGGTTGGTGGGACACGATTGAAGGCTGGCGCAAGCGCGATTGCATGAAGTACAACCCCGGCAATGGGGATGTGATCAAGCCCCAGTTCGTGGTGGAAACGCTTTGGAACATGACCAAAGATGCGGACACCTACATCACGTCCGATGTGGGTCAGCACCAGATGTGGGCTGCGCAGTACTACAAGTTTGACGAGCCACGTCGCTGGATCAATTCCGGTGGTCTGGGAACCATGGGCGTGGGCATTCCCTATGCCATGGGCATCAAACTGGCCAAGCCGCAAAGCGAGGTGTTCTGTATTACCGGCGAAGGCTCGGTGCAGATGAATATCCAGGAGCTTTCCACCTGCCTGCAGTACAACACGCCGATCAAGATCTGCTCTTTGAATAACCGCTTCCTCGGGATGGTGCGTCAGTGGCAAGAGGTGGAATACGAAGGCCGCTACAGCCACAGCTACATGGACGCACTGCCGAACTTTGTGAAGTTGGCGGAAGCTTACGGTCACGTCGGTATGTTGATTGAGCGCCCTCAAGATGTGGAGCCCGCTCTGCGCGAGGCCCGCAAACTGAAGGACCGCACGGTGTTCATGGACTTCCGCACGGACCCGACTGAAAACGTGTTCCCCATGGTCCAGGCCGGCAAGGGCATCACAGAGATGCTGCTTGGTTCTGAGGACCTTTAA
- a CDS encoding RNA polymerase sigma factor, whose protein sequence is MATEKELSDFLKSVEKRAFKRAAYHVRNDESALDIVQDSMMKLAEHYGHKPVEELPMLFQRILSNSTLDWFRRQKTYSALFSTLSDFESGTEDEDFNLLESLVTDQGGEQAESTETQTERAQTLRSIEEEVLRLPPRQREAFLMRYWEDMDVAETATAMGCSQGSVKTHCSRAVQALGNALRGKGIRL, encoded by the coding sequence TTGGCAACCGAAAAAGAACTTTCCGACTTTTTGAAGAGTGTTGAAAAACGGGCCTTCAAACGTGCGGCATACCATGTCCGCAACGATGAGTCCGCCCTGGACATTGTTCAAGACAGCATGATGAAACTGGCTGAACACTACGGACACAAGCCCGTGGAAGAGCTGCCTATGCTGTTTCAACGTATCCTGTCCAACAGCACCCTCGACTGGTTTCGCCGGCAAAAGACCTATAGCGCATTGTTTTCGACGCTCAGTGACTTTGAATCAGGAACTGAAGACGAAGATTTCAATCTACTCGAATCTCTGGTCACCGACCAAGGCGGCGAACAGGCAGAGAGCACAGAGACCCAGACAGAACGGGCACAAACCCTAAGATCTATTGAAGAAGAGGTTTTACGACTGCCGCCCCGTCAACGGGAAGCCTTCCTGATGCGTTATTGGGAGGATATGGATGTCGCGGAAACTGCGACTGCGATGGGCTGTTCACAAGGCAGCGTAAAAACACACTGTTCCCGAGCGGTGCAAGCCTTGGGCAATGCGTTAAGAGGAAAGGGAATCCGGCTATGA
- the ilvN gene encoding acetolactate synthase small subunit: MKHIIAVLLENEPGALSRVVGLFSARGYNIESLTVAPTEDPSLSRMTIQTHGSDDVIEQITKHLNRLIEVVKVVDLTEGAYIERELMMVKVRAVGKEREEMKRMADIFRGRIIDVTEKSYTIELTGDQSKNDAFLEAIERTAILETVRTGSSGIGRGERILRV; this comes from the coding sequence ATGAAACACATCATTGCAGTTTTGCTGGAGAACGAGCCAGGCGCCTTGTCGCGTGTCGTGGGTTTGTTTTCGGCCCGTGGTTACAACATTGAATCCTTGACCGTGGCTCCCACGGAAGATCCGAGCTTGTCGCGCATGACGATCCAGACCCATGGTTCGGACGACGTGATCGAACAAATTACCAAGCACCTGAATCGCCTGATTGAAGTGGTGAAGGTGGTGGACCTGACGGAAGGCGCCTACATTGAGCGTGAACTCATGATGGTGAAGGTCCGTGCGGTGGGCAAGGAGCGCGAAGAGATGAAGCGTATGGCGGACATCTTCCGTGGCCGCATCATCGATGTGACTGAAAAGAGTTACACCATCGAGCTCACAGGCGATCAATCCAAGAACGATGCGTTCCTGGAAGCTATCGAGCGCACCGCCATTCTGGAGACGGTGCGAACCGGCTCCAGTGGCATCGGTCGCGGCGAGCGCATTCTGCGGGTTTGA
- a CDS encoding diacylglycerol kinase, with amino-acid sequence MPAPSLPPVDPAVNPQKLRRGLSRVLHATRYSWAGLQAGWNETAFRQECILALVLLPASFFIGQTWVECAVLAASVVAVMVVELLNTAVESVVDRVGPEWHSLSKRAKDIGSAAVLLSLLLCAAIWGAALWARFAPHLS; translated from the coding sequence ATGCCAGCCCCATCCCTGCCCCCTGTTGATCCTGCGGTAAATCCTCAGAAGCTTCGCCGGGGTTTAAGCCGCGTGCTTCACGCTACCCGCTACTCATGGGCCGGATTGCAGGCGGGGTGGAACGAGACAGCATTCAGGCAGGAGTGCATCCTTGCGTTGGTGCTTCTGCCCGCCTCATTTTTTATCGGGCAAACTTGGGTTGAATGCGCAGTTTTAGCGGCCAGCGTCGTCGCAGTGATGGTCGTGGAATTGCTCAATACGGCGGTCGAGTCTGTTGTCGACCGCGTCGGCCCCGAATGGCATTCGCTGTCCAAACGGGCCAAGGATATCGGCAGCGCTGCAGTGTTGCTGAGCTTGTTGCTGTGCGCCGCGATATGGGGTGCCGCTCTGTGGGCGCGCTTTGCGCCTCACTTGAGCTGA
- a CDS encoding RDD family protein codes for MINGAITPGLWRRMACWIYEGILLFGVVFLAGYIFGTLSQTRYALDNRHALQGFLFLVLGIYFVWFWAHGQTLAMKTWNIRVVGVDGQKITQLRALGRYVLSWVWFLPPLAAVYPFQLSGPEITVICIGWVAVWAILSRFHPQNQFWHDVLAGTRLVHSAPMSR; via the coding sequence ATGATCAATGGTGCGATAACCCCAGGACTCTGGCGACGCATGGCTTGCTGGATTTATGAGGGTATCTTGTTGTTCGGCGTGGTGTTTTTGGCGGGTTACATTTTTGGTACTCTGAGCCAGACCCGGTATGCACTGGACAACCGCCATGCCCTTCAAGGCTTTTTGTTCCTTGTGCTGGGTATTTACTTTGTGTGGTTTTGGGCGCACGGCCAAACGCTCGCGATGAAAACCTGGAACATCCGCGTGGTGGGTGTCGATGGCCAAAAAATCACCCAGCTGCGGGCACTGGGGCGCTACGTATTGAGCTGGGTCTGGTTTTTGCCACCGTTGGCAGCGGTGTATCCATTTCAACTGTCTGGCCCAGAGATTACGGTGATCTGCATAGGCTGGGTAGCCGTCTGGGCGATTTTGAGTCGCTTTCACCCCCAAAACCAGTTCTGGCACGATGTGCTGGCGGGCACTCGCCTGGTCCATTCCGCGCCCATGAGCCGCTGA